One part of the Eleginops maclovinus isolate JMC-PN-2008 ecotype Puerto Natales chromosome 14, JC_Emac_rtc_rv5, whole genome shotgun sequence genome encodes these proteins:
- the spata6l gene encoding spermatogenesis associated 6-like protein yields MSLHCSKVSCPGVHLPDKDDICLSMCFMGQSHQSESLPAVFPLLLHEKMTFEKIFRNAVDPGDIAVMLEYETVMIELVQLIPPVAETLACFEEDARHFLFPEPKLVPSSSGVDREVLMTRAHHFPGIAPRLEFSTKTTIIECPADAQMTIYPNVPMRPLMKRNRKPSSRPRSCSPQRRQPPALGRRQGFRVCRDRSTSFIPRTQSLSPHTQRLARISLDLDDKDPSRASQHTLSSWPGASGSAPRSGVFTSSSSPLTRSSSIVRYSPTLRRRSLSNGLVGGISQDDPPDSYQGPDPSGVWRSYREPARHSRTRSSSHREWEEVQERVRGLLTTSKAVSRLALGATHCEVDHVLARRSISPGPPL; encoded by the exons ATGTCACTGCACTGCTCTAAGGTCTCCTGTCCTGGAGTTCATCTGCCGGATAAGGATGATATCTGCCTCAGCATGTGCTTCATGGGTCAGTCCCATCAGTCTGAGAGTCTGCCCgctgtctttcctctgctgctccatGAGAAGATGACCTTTGAAAAG ATTTTCAGGAATGCAGTGGACCCTGGAGACATCGCGGTGATGCTTGAGT ATGAGACGGTCATGATTGAGCTGGTGCAGCTGATTCCTCCAG tggcgGAAACACTGGCCTGCTTTGAAGAAGATGCTCGACACTTCTTATTCCCAGAGCCCAAACTAGTTCCCTCCTCCTCTGGAGTGGATCGAGAGGTTCTGATGACCCGAGCTCATCACTTTCCA GGTATTGCTCCAAGGTTGGAGTTCTCCACCAAAACCACCATCATCGAGTGCCCGGCTGATGCACAGATGACCATTTACCCCAATGTTCCCATG AGACCACTGATGAAGAGGAACAGGAAACCCTCCAGCAGACCCAGGAGCTGCTCTCCTCAGAGGAGACAACCTCCAGCCCTGGGAAGGAGACAAGGTTTCAGAGTTTGCAGAGATAGGTCAACATCCTTCATCCCCAGAACGCAGTCCCTGTCCCCTCACACACAGCGCCTGGCCCGGATCAGCCTGGACTTGGACGACAAGGACCCAAGCAGGGCCTCCCAGCAT ACGCTGTCTTCATGGCCTGGAGCCAGTGGATCTGCCCCACGCTCTGGAGTGTTTACCAGCTCCTCTTCACCTTTGACCAGGTCCTCATCCATTG tgAGATATTCTCCAACTCTGAGAAGAAGGTCCTTATCCAATGGTTTG GTTGGAGGGATATCACAAGATGACCCACCTGACTCCTACCAAGGTCCTGACCCTTCAGGAGTGTGGCGTTCATATAGGGAACCAGCCAGGCACAGCAG GACTCGATCCAGCTCTCACAGAGAATGGGAGGAGGTCCAGGAGCGTGTTCGGGGACTTCTTACAACATCTAAAGCTGTTAGCCGACTCGCCCTT GGGGCCACACACTGCGAGGTAGACCACGTTTTAGCCAGGAGGTCAATCTCTCCAGGTCCACCACTATGA